In one window of Ptiloglossa arizonensis isolate GNS036 chromosome 5, iyPtiAriz1_principal, whole genome shotgun sequence DNA:
- the LOC143146611 gene encoding MTOR-associated protein MEAK7: MGHGSSRSASSVNILSADELTLVENLFKTMSRSSGSVKREEVIKHWSTHLDDILLQFVVRFLYHEPGKRVSAINAEHLGRLYEFAVRGSPEERTSLIFNGSLGEEQKQEIPTTMFLQYVQSTIVSFLTLQENSGNAHYLTWSEIGCTVNTRRIGMHSKTLCEDIVKHGETLTVDQIETWFRTASTFKMIQSHVFRCLFLVSQRKIDKNVTSRINELNLLPKCKGLENIPHFPSILGLADVLFLNLSLPHDLRNEWRFLFSSQMHGESFSTLLGRITVQGPTIIILRDTENHVFGGFASDSWSIGPNFIGNSSSFLFKLEPVILTFAATGYNNHYQYLNLQQQTMPNGLLMGGQLNYPGLWLSCEYGTGKSSVSCTTFQNYVQLSGKENFKIKHCEVWGVGPMPGAEEDLRDTRSILDKDPTLKMLLDMYMCKMHSDELRGKKE; encoded by the coding sequence ATGGGTCATGGTTCTAGCCGCTCTGCTTCGTCTGTGAATATATTATCTGCGGATGAGCTGACGTTAGTGGAGAATCTGTTCAAGACGATGTCCCGAAGTTCTGGATCCGTAAAACGCGAAGAAGTAATTAAACACTGGTCAACTCACTTAGACGATATATTATTGCAATTTGTGGTACGGTTCCTCTATCATGAGCCAGGAAAGAGAGTTTCGGCTATAAATGCAGAACACTTGGGTCGTCTATACGAGTTTGCAGTTCGTGGGAGTCCAGAAGAGAGGACAAGTTTGATCTtcaatggcagtttgggagaggAGCAGAAGCAAGAAATACCTACCACAATGTTCCTTCAGTATGTTCAATCAACAATAGTTTCTTTCTTGACACTGCAAGAAAACTCTGGCAATGCACATTATTTAACCTGGAGTGAGATTGGCTGTACAGTAAATACTAGGCGGATAGGAATGCACTCAAAAACTTTATGCGAAGATATTGTTAAACATGGAGAAACACTGACTGTTGACCAAATCGAAACCTGGTTTAGAACAGCATCTACGTTTAAAATGATCCAATCGCATGTTTTTCGGTGTCTGTTTTTAGTCTCCCAAAGGAAAATAGATAAGAACGTGACTAGCAGAATAAATGAGTTGAATCTTTTACCAAAATGCAAAGGTTTGGAAAATATACCACACTTTCCAAGTATTCTTGGACTGGCCGATGTTTTATTTCTGAATTTGAGCTTGCCACACGATCTTCGCAACGAATggagatttttattttcaagtcaAATGCACGGAGAATCATTCTCCACATTGCTAGGAAGAATTACAGTGCAAGGACCTACAATTATAATACTCAGAGATACAGAGAATCATGTGTTTGGTGGTTTTGCATCGGATAGCTGGTCAATTGGACCAAATTTTATAGGAAATTCATCTTCATTTTTGTTCAAACTCGAACCAGTCATATTAACATTCGCTGCTACAGGTTACAATAACCACTATCAATATTTAAATCTTCAGCAACAAACTATGCCTAATGGTTTGCTCATGGGGGGACAACTTAATTATCCTGGACTATGGCTGAGTTGCGAATATGGAACTGGTAAATCAAGTGTATCGTGTACAACTTTCCAGAATTATGTGCAACTTAGTGGCAAAGAGAATTTTAAGATCAAACATTGTGAAGTGTGGGGTGTGGGCCCAATGCCAGGGGCAGAGGAGGATCTGCGAGATACAAGATCAATTTTAGATAAGGACCCTACCTTGAAAATGTTGTTAGATATGTATATGTGTAAAATGCACAGTGACGAATTGAGAGGGAAGAAAGAATAA